One window of Bacillus sp. THAF10 genomic DNA carries:
- a CDS encoding sugar ABC transporter permease: MSGTKTEKMRSHNPTLAMILSIVFAGLGQLYNRRYAKGISFIIIEAAFLITFFEFLNIGYWGLFTLGEIPGLDHSIILLIQGLISVIITVFAVALYYLNVVDAKNNAIDLKLGKEKPTVKEALKNFYDTGFPYFMVIPGLIMLIFIVVLPLLFMVSLAFTDYNLYNTPPRALLSWVGFENFVNMVSIPIWKDTFVSVFAWTIVWTVCATTGQIALGLFLALLVNDPRIKFKRTIRTILILPWAVPAFVTILIFAAMFNDRFGAINRDILGTIGVALPWLTDPFYTKIAIIMIQTWLGFPFVFALFTGVLQSISKDWYEAADVDGGTRFQKFRFITLPHLLYATAPLLIMQYAGNFNNFNIIYLFNQGGPAVRGQNAGGSDILISWVYKLTFDTSNYNMAAAISIILGLIVAGFAFFQFRRTRSFKEEGSI, encoded by the coding sequence ATGTCTGGGACTAAAACTGAAAAAATGCGTTCGCACAATCCAACCTTGGCAATGATCCTTTCCATAGTTTTTGCTGGGTTAGGTCAACTCTATAACCGCAGATATGCGAAAGGGATTAGCTTCATCATCATTGAGGCAGCATTTTTGATTACGTTCTTTGAATTTCTAAACATCGGTTACTGGGGATTATTCACGCTAGGAGAAATCCCGGGACTTGACCACTCTATCATTTTACTTATACAAGGACTAATTTCTGTCATTATCACTGTGTTTGCAGTGGCCTTATACTATCTTAATGTTGTAGATGCGAAAAACAATGCTATCGACCTCAAGCTAGGAAAAGAAAAGCCAACTGTAAAAGAAGCATTAAAAAACTTCTATGACACTGGATTCCCTTACTTTATGGTTATTCCAGGTCTAATCATGCTTATTTTCATCGTTGTACTGCCATTGTTGTTCATGGTGTCATTAGCTTTTACGGATTACAATCTGTACAACACGCCACCAAGAGCACTTTTAAGCTGGGTAGGATTCGAGAATTTTGTAAACATGGTATCGATTCCAATTTGGAAAGATACGTTTGTTAGTGTTTTTGCCTGGACGATTGTTTGGACAGTTTGTGCCACAACAGGACAAATCGCACTTGGGCTATTCCTTGCTCTACTAGTTAACGACCCGCGCATCAAATTTAAACGTACGATTAGAACAATCTTAATTTTACCTTGGGCAGTGCCGGCATTTGTTACGATTCTTATTTTTGCTGCGATGTTTAATGATCGTTTTGGAGCAATTAACCGTGACATTCTAGGCACAATTGGTGTTGCCTTACCTTGGTTAACAGACCCGTTCTATACAAAAATAGCTATCATCATGATTCAAACATGGCTAGGCTTCCCATTTGTTTTTGCACTATTTACTGGGGTCCTTCAAAGTATTTCAAAGGATTGGTACGAAGCTGCAGATGTGGATGGGGGAACACGTTTCCAGAAATTCCGTTTTATCACACTACCGCATCTTTTATATGCAACAGCTCCATTATTAATTATGCAATATGCAGGTAACTTCAATAACTTTAACATTATTTATCTATTTAACCAGGGGGGGCCTGCAGTACGTGGACAAAATGCTGGAGGGTCCGATATCTTGATTTCCTGGGTATACAAGCTAACATTTGATACGAGTAACTATAACATGGCGGCAGCGATTTCTATTATCCTCGGATTGATTGTTGCTGGATTTGCTTTCTTCCAATTCCGCCGAACTCGTTCGTTTAAAGAGGAGGGTAGCATTTAA
- a CDS encoding sugar ABC transporter permease, which translates to MNRKTKSKLEVSLIYLFIGFMFIIIAYPLLWTIGLSFNPGNSLYSASIIPENWSLVHYKWLFTDPQSDYLIWYKNSIIVAVANSFFSVMITAFVAYAFSRYRFRGRTYGLYAFLLLQMFPALMAMVAIYILLNMIGLLDSLVGLTLVYIGGQIPFNAWLVKGYFDTIPKELDEAARMDGAGHFGVFFKIMLPLAKPILAVVALFNFMAPFTDFILPRIVLRNPDNYTLALGLFNFINDQFANNFTRFAAGSILIAIPIALMFLFLQRYLISGLTAGGTKG; encoded by the coding sequence ATGAATAGAAAAACAAAATCCAAACTAGAAGTGTCACTTATCTACTTATTTATCGGTTTTATGTTTATCATTATTGCCTACCCGCTTCTGTGGACAATAGGATTATCCTTTAATCCTGGCAATAGCCTTTACTCTGCTTCCATCATTCCAGAGAACTGGTCTTTGGTTCATTACAAATGGCTGTTTACAGATCCGCAGAGTGACTATTTAATCTGGTATAAAAACAGTATTATTGTGGCAGTAGCTAACTCCTTCTTTTCTGTAATGATTACTGCCTTTGTAGCTTATGCATTCTCACGTTACCGCTTTAGAGGAAGAACATATGGACTTTATGCATTCTTGCTTCTTCAAATGTTCCCTGCGCTAATGGCAATGGTAGCAATTTACATTCTTTTGAATATGATTGGTCTGTTAGATAGCTTAGTGGGCTTAACACTCGTTTACATCGGTGGACAAATTCCATTTAACGCTTGGCTTGTAAAAGGTTATTTCGATACGATTCCGAAAGAATTGGACGAAGCAGCACGCATGGATGGAGCAGGACATTTTGGGGTGTTTTTCAAAATCATGCTTCCACTTGCAAAGCCTATTCTAGCAGTTGTAGCGCTATTTAACTTTATGGCACCATTCACAGACTTTATCCTGCCACGTATTGTGTTGAGAAATCCGGATAACTATACGCTGGCACTGGGCTTGTTTAACTTTATTAATGATCAGTTTGCCAACAACTTTACCCGATTTGCAGCCGGTTCCATCCTTATTGCAATCCCGATTGCGCTAATGTTCTTATTCTTACAGCGCTATCTCATCTCTGGATTAACTGCAGGTGGAACAAAAGGATAA
- a CDS encoding alpha-amylase family glycosyl hydrolase has product MKKRVMGLILVPFLLFSAWFVPFVQPVQAEKEEHAWQDEIMYFIMIDRFNNGDTSNDFDVNRDDPKAYHGGDFRGITEKLDYLKDMGFTALWLTPIVQNEEKGYHGYWTEDFYNVEEHFGTLEDFKELVAEAHKRDMKIIVDLVVNHTGYQHAWLKEEDKKDWFNPNESIRDWNDQEQVENGWIYGLPDINQNNPETRKYLLDMAKWWIEETDIDGYRLDTVKHVPKDFWEDFSKEMKSVKEDFFLIGEVWHDNPEYVAGYQETGIDSLVDYPTYNELTRIFTTPNQPLTRLSSIHYHNQNSYENPNILGTFLDNHDVERFTRAAVKKNHHPPTRLKLALTYMYGAPGIPIIYYGTEIALDGGEDPDNRRDMNFRADKELMNYITKLAELRKTLPSLTHGTYDMVYDNGGMAVIKREYEGEITFVAINNTTETKVAQIDAELVGENMELRGTLGDELVRNSDGKYSIGLDRETAEIYTVSEDSGVNIAFVGAMALIYGGFVAFIAAAIIRRKKMKNNKD; this is encoded by the coding sequence TTGAAGAAAAGAGTGATGGGGCTCATTCTCGTTCCGTTTCTTCTTTTTTCTGCATGGTTTGTTCCATTCGTTCAACCTGTACAAGCTGAAAAAGAAGAACACGCATGGCAAGATGAGATTATGTATTTTATTATGATTGACCGTTTTAATAACGGAGACACTTCTAATGACTTTGATGTGAACCGTGATGACCCGAAGGCTTATCATGGTGGGGACTTTCGTGGAATTACAGAAAAACTGGATTATCTGAAGGATATGGGTTTTACTGCCCTATGGCTTACTCCTATTGTTCAGAATGAAGAAAAAGGCTACCATGGCTACTGGACAGAGGATTTTTATAATGTGGAAGAGCACTTTGGCACACTAGAAGATTTTAAGGAATTAGTGGCTGAAGCTCATAAACGTGATATGAAAATCATTGTAGACCTAGTCGTCAACCATACAGGCTACCAACATGCTTGGCTTAAGGAAGAAGATAAAAAAGATTGGTTTAATCCAAACGAAAGCATTCGCGATTGGAATGATCAAGAGCAGGTAGAGAATGGATGGATTTATGGATTGCCAGATATCAATCAAAATAATCCTGAAACTCGCAAGTATTTATTAGACATGGCAAAATGGTGGATTGAAGAAACAGATATTGACGGATACAGGCTTGATACCGTGAAGCACGTTCCTAAAGATTTTTGGGAAGATTTTTCTAAAGAAATGAAATCCGTCAAGGAAGATTTCTTTTTAATTGGGGAAGTGTGGCACGATAATCCTGAATATGTTGCAGGATATCAGGAAACGGGAATTGACTCACTTGTGGATTATCCAACCTACAACGAGTTAACTAGAATTTTTACCACACCAAACCAACCGCTGACACGGCTAAGTTCTATTCATTATCATAATCAAAATTCCTACGAAAATCCTAATATTCTTGGCACATTTCTTGATAATCATGATGTAGAGAGGTTTACTAGAGCAGCAGTGAAAAAGAATCATCATCCTCCTACAAGATTAAAGCTTGCTCTTACTTATATGTATGGAGCACCAGGAATTCCTATTATCTATTATGGAACGGAAATTGCGCTTGATGGCGGGGAAGACCCTGACAACCGGAGAGACATGAATTTCCGAGCTGATAAAGAATTGATGAACTATATCACCAAGCTTGCCGAACTTAGAAAGACGCTTCCAAGCCTTACCCATGGCACCTATGACATGGTCTATGACAACGGCGGAATGGCTGTTATTAAGCGTGAGTACGAAGGCGAAATTACTTTTGTGGCGATAAACAATACTACTGAAACGAAAGTAGCACAAATAGATGCTGAATTGGTTGGCGAGAATATGGAGCTTCGAGGAACACTTGGGGATGAACTTGTTCGAAATTCAGATGGAAAGTACTCCATTGGACTAGACAGAGAAACAGCAGAAATTTATACCGTATCCGAAGACTCCGGTGTTAACATTGCTTTTGTTGGTGCCATGGCGCTCATTTACGGTGGCTTTGTTGCTTTTATCGCAGCAGCCATTATTAGAAGGAAAAAGATGAAAAATAACAAAGATTGA
- a CDS encoding LacI family DNA-binding transcriptional regulator, giving the protein MAVTIKDVAKLANVAPSTVSRVIANNPRISDKTKIRVREAMEELGYHPNFIARSLANQSTQVIGLVMPASADKTFQNPFFPEVIRGISTAAHEKQYALQMTTGVTADEILEGVRQMVQGRRVDGVILLYSAVEDKIIKYLQKECFPFVVIGKPFDQVEEITHVDNDNYRAAKEATQHLLSLGHERVAFVGGSIQLVVTIDRLLGYEKAIRDSGIKYRDEYIVHEEFLKEGGQEAISELLSLEEPPTALVVSDDLMSLGILNTLHDMGISVPEQISIVSFNNVLLAEVARPPLTSVDINIFQLGFQAAKTLIQKVKDPSEPVKRIIIPHSMVKRHTCKELEK; this is encoded by the coding sequence ATGGCAGTAACCATAAAAGATGTTGCAAAGCTTGCCAACGTTGCACCTTCCACAGTTTCTCGTGTGATCGCAAATAATCCGAGAATAAGCGATAAAACAAAAATACGCGTGAGAGAAGCGATGGAAGAGCTTGGATACCATCCAAACTTTATTGCTCGAAGTCTTGCAAACCAGTCAACTCAAGTAATTGGACTAGTTATGCCGGCATCGGCAGATAAAACATTTCAAAATCCCTTTTTCCCAGAGGTGATTAGGGGAATAAGCACAGCCGCTCATGAAAAGCAGTATGCACTTCAAATGACAACAGGTGTAACGGCTGACGAAATTTTAGAAGGCGTCAGACAAATGGTTCAAGGAAGAAGAGTAGATGGTGTCATCCTTCTTTATTCGGCAGTAGAGGACAAAATTATCAAATACCTCCAAAAAGAATGCTTTCCATTTGTAGTAATTGGAAAACCCTTTGATCAGGTGGAGGAAATCACTCATGTGGACAATGATAACTACCGAGCTGCAAAGGAAGCCACTCAGCATTTACTATCACTAGGTCATGAGCGGGTAGCATTTGTAGGAGGAAGCATTCAGCTTGTGGTAACCATTGACCGGTTACTAGGCTACGAAAAGGCAATTAGGGATTCAGGAATCAAATATCGAGATGAATATATCGTTCATGAGGAATTTTTAAAAGAGGGCGGACAGGAAGCAATATCTGAATTGTTATCCTTAGAGGAGCCACCAACGGCACTAGTAGTATCGGATGATTTAATGTCCCTGGGGATATTAAATACCCTCCATGATATGGGGATCTCCGTTCCAGAGCAAATCTCCATTGTGAGCTTTAATAATGTGCTATTAGCGGAAGTGGCACGTCCACCGTTAACTTCTGTAGATATTAACATCTTCCAGCTTGGCTTTCAGGCTGCGAAGACGTTAATACAGAAGGTAAAGGATCCGAGTGAGCCGGTCAAGCGAATAATCATTCCGCATTCAATGGTGAAGCGACATACGTGTAAGGAATTAGAAAAGTAA
- a CDS encoding transposase, whose translation MSKRNGPMEDVKKQYVRMALESGNTAFIARKTGVSSSTLGNWIRQYRDEIEAEMEKDGVRPLSESTSTQELQKKYDHAMKLLGEKELEVAMLRQMVKKNLPTFRNK comes from the coding sequence ATGAGTAAACGTAATGGACCGATGGAAGATGTAAAAAAGCAATATGTGAGAATGGCACTTGAATCTGGGAATACTGCTTTTATCGCTAGGAAAACTGGAGTGAGCAGTTCTACTCTAGGAAATTGGATAAGACAGTATCGCGATGAAATAGAAGCAGAGATGGAAAAAGACGGTGTTAGGCCACTTTCAGAGTCTACTTCTACTCAAGAACTTCAAAAGAAGTATGACCATGCCATGAAACTTTTAGGTGAAAAAGAACTAGAGGTAGCGATGCTTCGCCAAATGGTAAAAAAAAACTTACCAACCTTTCGGAACAAATAA
- a CDS encoding IS3 family transposase has protein sequence MDEGFPASRVLKYASITRSTYYYRLANPPKAKVPTGGRPIPGYSLNRKTKKKVKDTSIKVYLMQLIEGEEEIYGYRKLTKALRRKHHLIINKKKVYRLCKELDILMPQREKKQKHLRRLAKNRKITGPNQLWQVDIKYGYVMNSRRFFYLVSAIDVFDRKIVGYYLGKTCEATKVTKMLMKAMMKRGVKMTSAEEVGQGESRLIIRSDNGPQFISNHFQQFSEDKFEHERIPPKSPNMNAYIESFHSVLERECYQKNEFITFDHAFNTVDAYIEFYNNRRYHGSLNDYSPSEYYAKWLAKSMDPVELTM, from the coding sequence ATTGACGAGGGATTCCCTGCCAGCCGTGTATTAAAGTATGCTTCCATTACTCGTTCTACTTATTATTACCGTTTGGCCAATCCACCAAAAGCTAAGGTTCCTACAGGGGGAAGACCTATACCTGGCTATTCCCTGAACAGAAAGACGAAAAAGAAAGTAAAAGATACGTCAATCAAAGTGTATCTCATGCAGCTTATCGAAGGGGAAGAAGAGATATACGGATATAGGAAGTTAACAAAAGCTTTAAGAAGAAAACATCATCTCATTATCAACAAAAAGAAAGTGTATCGTCTATGTAAAGAGCTTGATATCTTGATGCCTCAAAGGGAAAAGAAGCAGAAACACCTACGCAGACTCGCAAAGAATCGTAAGATTACAGGTCCTAATCAGTTGTGGCAAGTAGATATTAAATATGGATATGTGATGAATTCTCGCCGTTTTTTCTATCTTGTGAGCGCAATAGATGTGTTTGATCGAAAGATTGTGGGGTACTATCTTGGGAAGACGTGTGAAGCGACTAAAGTTACCAAGATGTTGATGAAAGCTATGATGAAACGTGGTGTCAAAATGACATCAGCTGAAGAAGTTGGACAAGGGGAAAGTAGACTCATTATTCGTTCAGATAATGGCCCTCAGTTTATCAGCAACCATTTCCAACAGTTTAGTGAGGATAAATTCGAACACGAACGAATTCCACCAAAATCACCAAATATGAACGCTTATATAGAGTCTTTTCATAGTGTGCTTGAAAGAGAATGTTATCAGAAAAACGAATTTATAACTTTTGATCATGCGTTTAATACTGTGGATGCTTATATTGAATTTTATAATAATAGAAGGTATCACGGCAGTTTAAACGACTACAGTCCAAGTGAGTATTATGCCAAATGGTTGGCAAAATCCATGGATCCAGTAGAGCTAACGATGTAA
- a CDS encoding SDR family oxidoreductase — protein sequence MGNQQKQTLPPQHQAQQPGMESQMSPAPKFEDIHYKGSSKLKDKVAIITGGDSGIGRAISVYFAKEEADVVVVYLNEHADAEETKHQVEAEGRKCHLIAGDIGDEAFCKQIVDETMANFNKIDVLVNNAAEQHPQGSLEDITAEQLEKTFRTNIFSFFYLTKAALPFLTSGSSIINTASVTAYAGNEQLLDYSATKGAIVAFTRSLALQLAGKGIRVNGVAPGPIWTPLIPSTFSSGKVATFGANTPMKRPGQPEEVAPSYVFLASDDASYMSGQMLHVNGGKIVNG from the coding sequence ATGGGTAATCAACAAAAACAAACCTTGCCACCGCAGCATCAGGCTCAACAGCCAGGAATGGAGTCGCAAATGAGTCCTGCTCCTAAATTTGAAGATATTCATTATAAAGGAAGCAGTAAACTAAAGGATAAGGTTGCGATTATTACTGGTGGCGACAGCGGGATTGGGCGTGCCATATCCGTCTATTTTGCAAAAGAAGAAGCTGATGTAGTGGTGGTATATTTAAATGAGCATGCCGATGCTGAGGAAACAAAGCACCAAGTAGAGGCAGAAGGACGGAAATGCCATCTGATTGCCGGTGATATTGGTGACGAAGCATTTTGTAAACAAATAGTCGATGAGACGATGGCTAACTTTAATAAGATTGATGTGCTTGTAAACAACGCTGCAGAACAACATCCTCAAGGTAGTTTAGAGGATATCACTGCCGAGCAGTTAGAAAAAACGTTTCGGACTAACATATTTTCCTTTTTTTATTTGACGAAAGCAGCACTGCCATTTTTAACGAGTGGAAGTTCTATTATTAATACGGCATCTGTAACCGCCTATGCAGGAAATGAGCAGCTATTGGATTATTCTGCTACAAAAGGAGCGATTGTGGCTTTTACACGTTCGTTGGCTCTGCAGCTAGCCGGGAAGGGTATCCGGGTGAATGGCGTAGCACCAGGTCCAATATGGACTCCGTTGATACCTTCGACGTTCTCCAGTGGAAAAGTCGCAACCTTTGGCGCAAACACGCCTATGAAGCGGCCAGGGCAGCCTGAGGAGGTAGCACCGAGCTATGTGTTTTTAGCAAGCGATGACGCATCTTATATGAGCGGGCAGATGCTGCATGTGAATGGCGGGAAGATTGTGAATGGGTAG
- a CDS encoding GNAT family N-acetyltransferase has translation MRIREATLEDAASIIKHSKITIGQGRNLLTSPNEFTITLEEEIEWITENMNKRQLILVAEKGTEIIGMLTVRRGSRERVKHICHFGISIQEAYCNLGLGSKMIQQMLLWAAQDSDIEKVCLEVFTHNQRAIHVYEKLGFKIEGKKERHVKFEDGTYSDELLMSQFVK, from the coding sequence ATGAGAATTAGAGAGGCGACACTTGAAGACGCAGCTAGCATTATCAAACATAGTAAAATTACCATTGGGCAGGGTCGAAATCTTTTAACATCTCCAAATGAATTTACTATCACACTTGAGGAGGAAATCGAATGGATCACAGAAAATATGAATAAACGCCAGCTCATTCTTGTGGCTGAAAAAGGGACAGAGATCATCGGCATGTTAACTGTCAGAAGGGGCTCTAGGGAGAGAGTCAAGCATATTTGCCATTTCGGAATAAGCATTCAGGAAGCATATTGTAATTTAGGGCTAGGCAGTAAAATGATTCAACAAATGCTATTATGGGCAGCGCAAGATAGTGACATTGAAAAAGTATGCTTGGAAGTTTTTACACATAACCAGAGAGCGATTCATGTTTATGAAAAGCTAGGATTTAAAATAGAAGGAAAAAAGGAGAGGCATGTTAAATTTGAAGATGGAACCTATTCCGATGAACTACTAATGAGTCAATTTGTGAAATAG
- a CDS encoding YajQ family cyclic di-GMP-binding protein — protein MAKESSFDIVSKVDMSEVTNAINIALKEIQNRFDFKGSVSDIKLEKEELVLLSDSEFKLDQLKDVLVSKMIKRNVPTKNIQYGKIEDASKGAVRQRGKLVQGIDKDNAKKINTIIKNSGLKVKTQIQDDQVRVTGKNRDDLQQVISALRQSDLDVDLQFVNYR, from the coding sequence ATGGCAAAAGAAAGCTCATTTGATATTGTGTCCAAAGTGGACATGTCCGAAGTAACCAACGCCATAAATATTGCGTTAAAAGAAATTCAAAACCGTTTTGACTTCAAAGGCTCTGTTAGTGACATAAAGCTTGAAAAAGAAGAGCTTGTGCTACTTTCTGATAGTGAATTTAAACTTGATCAGCTCAAAGATGTCCTTGTAAGTAAAATGATCAAAAGAAATGTTCCGACGAAAAACATCCAATACGGAAAAATTGAAGATGCCTCTAAAGGTGCTGTTCGACAACGCGGCAAGCTTGTCCAAGGGATTGATAAGGACAATGCGAAGAAAATTAACACAATCATCAAAAATTCCGGATTAAAAGTAAAGACCCAAATTCAAGATGATCAGGTTCGTGTAACAGGCAAAAATCGTGATGATTTGCAGCAGGTCATTTCTGCTTTGAGGCAATCAGATTTGGATGTTGACTTACAATTTGTTAATTATCGTTAA
- a CDS encoding S1 RNA-binding domain-containing protein, producing the protein METGTVLELTVDRETPLGYMLTDGEETILLHRNEATRELAEDETVEVFLYSDQKSRITATMTIPKGLNGHEWVEVVEVLPGLGAFVHIGIAKDALIPSDDLPVFEDIWPQVGDQLLCRVKTDRRGKLIGKLATQDVMLDRSIKAPSNLLNNNIQGTIYRLLKVGSYMITNEGYVGFIHHSERKEEPRLGKVVEGRVIDVKEDGTINVSLMPRKQDAMDDDSKIIMEYLEARGGAMPYSDKSAPEDILERFQISKGAFKRAMGKLMKDGLVTQSEGWTYKKKEE; encoded by the coding sequence ATGGAAACAGGTACGGTATTAGAATTAACAGTAGACCGGGAAACGCCGCTAGGATATATGCTTACAGATGGAGAAGAAACTATTTTGTTACACCGAAACGAAGCAACAAGGGAATTAGCAGAAGATGAAACAGTAGAAGTTTTCCTATATTCAGATCAAAAAAGTAGGATCACTGCAACGATGACTATCCCTAAAGGACTTAATGGGCATGAATGGGTGGAGGTCGTGGAAGTTCTCCCTGGCTTAGGTGCATTCGTGCATATTGGGATTGCAAAAGACGCGCTTATTCCATCCGATGACTTACCTGTGTTTGAAGATATTTGGCCGCAGGTTGGGGATCAGCTATTATGCAGGGTGAAAACAGATCGAAGAGGGAAATTGATTGGAAAGCTTGCCACTCAGGATGTGATGCTAGATCGTTCCATCAAGGCCCCGTCGAATCTGTTAAATAACAATATTCAAGGAACGATTTATCGCCTATTAAAAGTTGGTAGCTATATGATCACCAATGAAGGCTATGTGGGATTCATTCATCACTCAGAGCGTAAAGAAGAGCCAAGGCTGGGAAAAGTAGTAGAAGGCCGTGTGATTGACGTGAAAGAAGATGGAACGATTAATGTTTCTTTAATGCCAAGAAAACAGGATGCCATGGATGATGACTCCAAAATTATCATGGAGTATTTGGAAGCTCGTGGTGGTGCGATGCCGTATAGCGATAAAAGTGCTCCTGAAGATATTTTGGAACGATTCCAGATAAGCAAGGGTGCCTTTAAACGCGCAATGGGGAAATTAATGAAAGACGGGCTTGTTACACAGTCTGAGGGCTGGACATATAAGAAAAAAGAAGAATAA
- a CDS encoding DUF3941 domain-containing protein: protein MPHTSDNDKKAQDNNAKRHEKNMQREKNEQKGERQFSKKTDHL, encoded by the coding sequence ATGCCACATACAAGCGATAACGACAAAAAAGCACAAGACAATAATGCCAAGCGCCATGAAAAAAACATGCAGCGTGAGAAGAATGAACAAAAGGGAGAGCGTCAATTCTCCAAAAAAACGGATCATCTATAA
- a CDS encoding DegV family protein: protein MTIRIIADSASDLPKDFFSTEKVDLLPLKVLFADKEYEDMVTIDSQQVYDAMRGGQVVKTSQASPAQMKKLFTEIAEKKETAIYIAFSSELSGTYSTAVLMQKEVQEEFPELDLTIIDSKCASLGYGLVVKKAVEMAKRNATKDDILESVRFDITHMEHVFTVDNLEYLARGGRVSKASAFVGGLLNIKPLLHMEEGKLIPLEKIRGRKKVLRRMVEVMVERNGFLKTNQRIGISHGDDEETALALKAMIEEKLEGSHEFTITSIGSAVGAHAGPGTIALFFLNDKKA from the coding sequence ATGACAATAAGAATAATTGCGGATAGTGCCTCAGACTTACCAAAAGATTTTTTTTCAACAGAAAAAGTGGATCTACTTCCGCTAAAAGTACTGTTTGCTGATAAGGAATATGAGGATATGGTCACAATTGATTCTCAGCAAGTTTACGATGCGATGCGAGGAGGACAAGTCGTCAAAACCTCACAAGCATCCCCAGCTCAGATGAAGAAGCTTTTTACGGAAATTGCTGAAAAGAAAGAAACAGCCATTTATATTGCTTTTTCTTCCGAGCTATCTGGTACATACTCCACGGCAGTATTGATGCAAAAGGAAGTACAAGAAGAGTTCCCAGAGCTTGATTTAACAATCATAGACTCGAAATGTGCCTCCCTTGGCTACGGCCTTGTTGTGAAGAAGGCTGTTGAGATGGCGAAGCGTAACGCCACGAAGGATGACATCCTTGAATCTGTCCGCTTTGACATTACTCATATGGAGCACGTCTTCACGGTGGATAACCTCGAGTACCTAGCACGTGGTGGCCGTGTCAGTAAGGCGTCTGCATTCGTTGGTGGCTTACTAAACATCAAACCACTACTCCACATGGAAGAAGGAAAACTCATCCCGTTGGAAAAGATTCGCGGCCGTAAGAAAGTATTACGCCGTATGGTAGAGGTTATGGTGGAGAGAAACGGCTTCCTCAAAACAAATCAACGGATTGGCATAAGCCATGGTGATGACGAGGAAACAGCTCTTGCATTAAAGGCGATGATAGAAGAAAAACTCGAAGGTTCCCATGAGTTCACTATTACTTCCATCGGTTCTGCTGTTGGTGCACATGCTGGACCAGGAACAATTGCCCTCTTTTTCCTTAATGACAAAAAAGCATAA
- a CDS encoding YitT family protein — translation MNDLSLSMQQHVKKVLIVLVGALLNAIAMNFFLIPADVYASGFTGVAQLIFRISEDFLPFTISTGVTLLLLNIPVTILAWKKVGRSFTVYSFLSVLLMSIFLEIVPIYRFNEDILLNAVFGGVIAAVGVGLTLKWGASTGGLDIIAMILSRMKDKPVGTYFFALNAIIILTAGIVFGWEKALYTLVTLYASTRVIDAIHTRHEKLTAMIVTKKGQAVKEAIHARLVRGITSVPARGTFTGEDKEMLMIVITRYELYDLERILKDADPQAFTNIVQTAGIFGFFRRD, via the coding sequence ATGAATGATTTGAGTTTAAGCATGCAGCAGCATGTGAAAAAGGTGTTAATTGTATTAGTAGGGGCTTTGTTAAATGCGATTGCCATGAATTTCTTTTTAATCCCTGCAGATGTCTATGCAAGCGGATTTACTGGCGTAGCACAGCTAATATTTAGAATTTCAGAGGATTTTTTGCCTTTTACCATTTCAACAGGAGTTACGTTATTGTTATTAAACATTCCTGTTACAATATTGGCATGGAAAAAGGTAGGCAGATCCTTTACGGTCTATAGTTTTTTGAGTGTTTTGTTAATGAGTATTTTTTTAGAAATCGTTCCTATTTATCGTTTTAATGAAGATATTTTACTTAACGCGGTGTTTGGCGGAGTTATTGCTGCTGTGGGGGTAGGCCTTACGCTGAAATGGGGAGCCTCTACAGGTGGTCTTGATATTATCGCAATGATCTTGTCGCGGATGAAGGATAAACCTGTAGGCACTTATTTTTTTGCATTAAATGCGATTATCATTTTGACGGCAGGTATTGTGTTTGGGTGGGAAAAAGCACTGTACACACTCGTAACCCTTTATGCCTCAACACGTGTCATTGATGCGATTCACACTCGTCATGAGAAGCTAACGGCGATGATTGTCACGAAAAAAGGACAGGCTGTTAAGGAAGCGATTCATGCTAGGCTTGTGCGTGGAATTACGTCTGTACCTGCACGGGGAACGTTTACTGGCGAAGATAAGGAAATGCTGATGATCGTTATTACTAGGTATGAATTGTACGACTTGGAGCGGATTTTGAAGGATGCAGATCCACAAGCATTTACTAACATCGTGCAAACAGCTGGAATCTTTGGATTTTTCCGTAGAGATTAA